Proteins from one Emys orbicularis isolate rEmyOrb1 chromosome 2, rEmyOrb1.hap1, whole genome shotgun sequence genomic window:
- the LOC135873870 gene encoding zinc finger protein 585A-like — protein MEKLTVIKVEVETLLKQPREKMYTCTICGDSFNHKGILATHQKTHKQEMLVENQEQEGSAVTAGKQTSQQASRRAEEASHEGVNQQGDLSAQKESLQKAKPYSCTDCEKSFKMKVDLTKHLRTHTGERPFPCMECGKRFITKSQLKEHQRIHTGERPYQCSECGKCFKQKSQLIVHRRIHTGEKPYKCGSCQKSFVDKSQLVAHHRIHTGDRPFKCGLCARGFRQKITLIKHQRVHTGEGIFRCSTCGKEFKKKSILVTHQRIHTGEEPYHCAECGKRFRQKIHLIRHQRTHTRGEAHVCVECGDSFSSKGQLLRHQRCQHQSEGPHTCPECGRSFSQKVGLMAHQRVHEREKGDGSVAATEGSPGEAADGRLPAKNGKGSSHPGDLMAPRKSQIYTCTQCGKMFTKKGNFANHQRAHTEERAHRCGVCGKKFTKRGELTKHERIHTGERPYVCGDCGKRFTQRTQLVTHQRIHTGEKPYPCADCGKRFIDKSRLTVHRRIHTGDRPFQCAACGKGFRQKIALIKHHRVHERGRPDGEVSGGKEHKCPQCGKGFGTKENLASHQRLHATERPFKCGECGKSFTQKAQLVVHQRIHTGERPFRCTDCHKGFIDKSRLIVHRRIHTGERPFKCTACGRAFTQKIALTTHQRVHMREHEAAQEPNKYSKRGENDAGKAEPGEEWPFPCNVCGRGFHKEIALITHQRVHTKYEPNRCSKCGQVFPDKAQLLLHQPSHAEDRPFKCNICGKDFKRKEILITHQRIHTGEVPFKCTECGKSFSQKANLMKHQLTHTRRGPFICSECGQSYTTLGHFKRHQRNHLRKREGKDLTEEQDADGLPETGVHNGPIIVVKTEVNTDDYEVLQVP, from the exons ATGGAGAAGCTGACGGTTATTAAGGTGGAAGTGGAAACTCTCCTCAAGCAACCCCGGGAGAAGATGTACACTTGCACGATCTGCGGGGACAGCTTTAATCACAAGGGCATCCTAGCCACGCACCAGAAGACCCACAAGCAGGAGATGCTGGTTGAGAACCAGGAGCAGGAGGGAAGTGCCGTCACAGCAGGAAAGCAAACAAGCCAGCAAGCCAGCAGAAGGGCAGAGGAGGCCAGCCACGAAGGCGTGAACCAGCAGGGAGATCTCTCGGCGCAGAAGGAATCCTTGCAGAAAGCAAAGCCCTACTCTTGCACCGACTGTGAGAAGAGCTTCAAGATGAAGGTGGACCTCACCAAGCACCTCAGgacccacacaggggagaggccttTCCCGTGCATGGAGTGCGGGAAGAGGTTCATCACCAAGTCGCAGCTGAAGGAGCACCAGAGGATCCACACCGGGGAGCGACCTTACCAGTGCTCCgagtgtgggaaatgcttcaAGCAGAAGTCACAGCTCATTGTTCACCGGAGGATCCACACTGGCGAGAAGCCCTACAAGTGCGGCAGCTGCCAGAAGAGCTTTGTGGACAAGTCACAGCTGGTCGCCCACCACCGTATCCACACAGGTGACCGCCCCTTCAAGTGCGGGTTGTGCGCCAGGGGTTTCCGCCAGAAGATCACCCTCATTAAACACCAGAGGGTCCACACCGGGGAGGGG ATATTCCGATGCAGCACGTGTGGAAAGGAGTTCAAGAAGAAGTCGATCCTGGTGACCCACCAGAGGATCCACACCGGGGAGGAACCGTACCATTGCGCCGAGTGCGGGAAGCGCTTCCGGCAGAAGATCCACCTGATCCGCCATCAGAGGACCCACACCAGGGGGGAGGCCCACGTCTGTGTCGAGTGCGGGGACAGCTTCAGCAGCAAGGGGCAGCTGCTGAGGCACCAGCGGTGCCAGCACCAGAGCGAGGGACCCCACACGTGTCCCGAGTGTGGGAGAAGCTTTAGCCAGAAGGTAGGCCTCATGGCGCACCAGAGAGTCCatgagagggagaagggagatgGGAGCGTGGCCGCCACTGAGGGGAGCCCTGGTGAGGCGGCAGATGGGAGGCTGCCTGCCAAAAACGGCAAAGGCAGCAGCCATCCGGGGGACCTGATGGCGCCTCGTAAGAGCCAGATCTATACCTGCACCCAGTGTGGCAAGATGTTCACCAAGAAAGGGAACTTTGCCAACCACCAGCGGGCTCACACGGAGGAACGGGCGCACCGGTGTGGCGTCTGCGGCAAGAAGTTCACCAAGAGGGGGGAGCTGACCAAGCACGAGCGGATCCACACGGGCGAGAGGCCGTACGTCTGCGGCGACTGCGGCAAGCGCTTCACCCAGCGCACCCAGCTGGTCACCCACCAGCGCATCCACACTGGCGAGAAGCCCTACCCCTGCGCCGACTGCGGCAAGCGCTTCATCGACAAGTCCCGGCTGACGGTGCACCGGCGTATCCACACCGGCGACCGGCCCTTCCAGTGCGCTGCCTGCGGCAAGGGCTTCCGCCAGAAGATTGCCCTCATCAAGCACCACCGAGTCCACGAGAGGGGCCGTCCGGATGGGGAGGTCTCGGGGGGGAAGGAGCACAAATGCCCCCAGTGCGGCAAAGGCTTTGGCACCAAGGAGAACCTGGCCAGCCACCAGCGGCTCCACGCCACCGAGAGGCCCTTCAAGTGCGGCgagtgtgggaagagcttcacTCAGAAAGCCCAGCTGGTGGTgcaccagcgcatccacaccggggagcgccCCTTCCGCTGCACCGACTGCCACAAGGGCTTCATCGACAAGTCCCGGCTCATCGTCCACCGCCGGATCCACACCGGTGAGCGGCCCTTCAAGTGCACGGCCTGCGGGAGGGCCTTCACCCAGAAAATCGCCCTGACCACCCACCAGAGAGTCCACATGAGGGAGCACGAGGCCGCCCAGGAGCCCAACAAATACTCCAAGCGCGGGGAGAACGACGCGGGCAAGGCCGAGCCAGGCGAGGAGTGGCCCTTCCCCTGCAATGTGTGCGGCCGGGGCTTCCACAAGGAGATAGCCCTCATCACCCACCAGCGGGTCCACACCAAGTATGAACCCAACAGGTGCAGCAAGTGCGGCCAGGTCTTCCCTGACAAGGCCCAGCTGCTCCTGCATCAGCCCTCCCACGCGGAGGACCGGCCCTTTAAATGCAACATCTGCGGAAAAGATTTCAAGCGGAAAGAGATCCTGATCAcccaccagagaatccacacgggagaggtGCCTTTCAAATGCaccgagtgcgggaaaagcttctcCCAGAAAGCCAACCTCATGAAACACCAGCTCACCCACACCCGGAGGGGCCCCTTCATCTGCTCTGAGTGTGGGCAGAGCTACACCACCTTGGGGCATTTTAAAAGGCACCAGAGGAACCATCTGAGAAAGCGGGAGGGGAAAGACTTGACAGAGGAGCAGGATGCAGACGGGCTGCCGGAGACGGGCGTGCACAACGGGCCCATCATCGTGGTCAAGACAGAAGTCAATACAGACGACTATGAGGTCCTGCAGGTCCCATGA